Proteins from one Pseudomonas sp. KBS0710 genomic window:
- a CDS encoding amidotransferase yields the protein MSLRVCILETDILRPGLIDQYQGYGQMFKRLFSKQPIAAEFVIYNVVQGEYPPADEVFDAYLITGSKADSFGTDPWIQTLKTYVLERYERGDKLLGVCFGHQLLALLLGGKTERASQGWGMGIHDYKLNAKAPWMSPVVEELTLLISHQDQVTALPDNATVIASSDFCPYAAYHIEDQVLCFQGHPEFIHDYSRELLEILQTTLGEKVYTHGVASLARDHHGATVAEWMMRFVAHKPEAAV from the coding sequence ATGTCGCTACGCGTCTGTATCCTGGAAACCGATATCCTGCGTCCAGGCTTGATCGATCAATACCAAGGGTACGGGCAGATGTTCAAGCGCCTGTTCTCCAAGCAACCGATTGCCGCCGAATTTGTCATCTACAACGTGGTGCAGGGCGAATACCCGCCTGCTGACGAGGTGTTTGACGCCTACCTGATCACCGGCAGCAAGGCCGACTCCTTCGGCACCGACCCATGGATCCAAACCCTCAAAACCTACGTACTCGAACGCTATGAGCGTGGCGACAAGCTGCTGGGCGTGTGCTTCGGTCACCAGCTACTCGCGCTGCTGCTGGGCGGCAAAACCGAACGCGCCAGCCAAGGCTGGGGCATGGGCATCCACGACTACAAGCTCAACGCCAAGGCGCCATGGATGAGCCCGGTGGTGGAAGAACTGACCTTGCTGATCAGCCACCAGGACCAGGTCACCGCGCTGCCGGACAACGCCACGGTGATCGCCTCCAGCGATTTTTGCCCGTATGCCGCGTACCACATCGAAGACCAGGTGCTGTGCTTCCAGGGCCACCCGGAGTTTATCCACGACTATTCCCGCGAGTTACTGGAGATTCTTCAGACAACCCTGGGCGAAAAGGTCTACACCCACGGCGTGGCCAGCCTTGCGCGTGACCACCACGGTGCCACCGTGGCGGAATGGATGATGCGCTTTGTCGCCCACAAGCCAGAGGCTGCGGTTTAA
- a CDS encoding magnesium and cobalt transport protein CorA, translating into MGRVVAAAVYSAGKKVTDITLDEGAAWAAKPDHFVWIGLEEPSAQELANLQRQFNLHELAIEDALEKHSRPKLETFGDALFIVTYSPVRENGKLEFIETHIFAGNGYIITARNGHSASYGFVRQRCEARPLLLEHGEDFVLYALLDFVTENYQPVSEAIHAEIDELERNVLCSSLSERDIQNLHGLRRDVLRLKRYVAPMVEISQELQKLSFPFIDKNMRPYFRDVQIHVTRQMEDLTTLRDIASQTIEIGVLLEASRQSVVQRKFAAWAAILAFPTAVAGIYGMNFQNMPELQWHYGYFAVLGFIAVGCTSLWASFKRSGWL; encoded by the coding sequence ATGGGTAGAGTTGTTGCGGCGGCCGTTTATAGCGCCGGTAAGAAAGTCACGGATATCACCCTCGACGAAGGCGCCGCGTGGGCCGCCAAACCCGACCATTTTGTGTGGATCGGCCTGGAAGAACCCAGCGCCCAGGAGCTGGCCAACCTGCAACGCCAGTTCAACCTGCATGAACTGGCCATCGAAGACGCCCTGGAAAAACACAGCCGCCCCAAGCTTGAAACCTTCGGCGATGCGCTGTTTATCGTTACCTACTCACCGGTGCGCGAGAACGGCAAGCTGGAGTTTATCGAAACCCATATCTTCGCCGGCAACGGCTATATCATCACTGCCCGCAACGGTCACTCGGCGTCCTACGGCTTTGTGCGCCAGCGCTGTGAGGCGCGGCCGTTATTGCTGGAGCATGGGGAAGATTTCGTACTCTATGCGCTGCTGGATTTCGTCACCGAAAACTACCAGCCGGTGAGCGAAGCGATCCACGCCGAGATTGATGAGCTGGAGCGCAACGTACTGTGCAGTTCCCTGAGCGAGCGCGATATACAGAACCTGCACGGCCTGCGCCGCGATGTGCTGCGGCTCAAGCGTTATGTGGCGCCGATGGTGGAGATCAGCCAGGAACTGCAGAAGCTCAGCTTCCCGTTTATCGACAAAAACATGCGCCCGTATTTTCGCGATGTGCAGATCCACGTGACGCGGCAGATGGAAGACCTCACCACCCTGCGCGACATCGCCAGCCAGACCATCGAGATCGGTGTGTTGCTGGAGGCCTCACGGCAAAGCGTGGTGCAGCGCAAGTTCGCCGCGTGGGCGGCGATTCTGGCGTTCCCCACGGCGGTGGCGGGGATTTACGGGATGAACTTCCAGAACATGCCCGAGCTGCAATGGCACTACGGCTATTTTGCGGTGCTCGGGTTTATTGCGGTGGGCTGCACCAGTTTGTGGGCCAGTTTTAAACGCTCGGGCTGGCTTTAA
- a CDS encoding 1-acyl-sn-glycerol-3-phosphate acyltransferase, whose translation MLFLLRMLLMGLHFMVAGLLGVLLGVCRPFNPDNSRLCARLYALPAMRILGLHLKADVDSLRNKPGTCVVIANHQSNYDLFIFGNVVPHRTVCIAKKSLKWVPLFGQLFWLAGNVLIDRGNAHKARRAMLTTTQTLQHKDTSIWVFAEGTRNLGNGLLPFKKGAFHMAIAAGVPIVQVCASTYVKHMQLNRWNSGDVLIRSLPPIPTCGLTSDDIPALMQTCQAQMEDCIAAMDRELQNAATIELASS comes from the coding sequence ATGCTTTTTCTGTTACGTATGTTGTTGATGGGCCTGCACTTTATGGTCGCCGGCTTATTGGGCGTGCTTTTGGGTGTTTGCCGGCCGTTCAACCCGGACAACAGCCGCCTGTGTGCTCGCCTGTATGCGTTGCCTGCCATGCGTATTCTGGGCTTGCACCTGAAGGCCGATGTCGACTCGTTGCGTAACAAGCCCGGCACCTGTGTGGTCATCGCCAACCATCAGTCCAACTATGACCTGTTTATATTCGGCAACGTGGTGCCCCATCGCACCGTGTGTATCGCCAAAAAGAGTCTGAAGTGGGTGCCGTTGTTCGGCCAGTTGTTCTGGCTGGCGGGCAATGTGTTGATTGACCGCGGTAATGCGCACAAGGCGCGCCGGGCGATGCTCACTACCACACAGACCTTGCAGCATAAGGACACCTCTATTTGGGTGTTCGCAGAAGGCACGCGCAACTTGGGCAATGGCTTGCTGCCATTCAAGAAAGGCGCGTTCCATATGGCGATTGCGGCCGGTGTGCCGATCGTTCAGGTGTGTGCCAGCACTTACGTCAAGCATATGCAGCTCAATCGCTGGAACAGCGGTGATGTGCTCATACGCTCTTTGCCGCCGATTCCTACCTGTGGGCTGACTTCGGATGACATCCCAGCGTTGATGCAGACCTGTCAGGCGCAGATGGAAGACTGCATCGCGGCAATGGACCGCGAACTGCAAAATGCCGCAACAATAGAACTCGCCTCCAGCTAA
- a CDS encoding crotonase/enoyl-CoA hydratase family protein yields MSELIAYHLEDGIATLTLSNGKVNAISPAVVAEFNAALDQAEKDRAVVIITGTPGILSGGYDLKVMTAGPKEAISLVTSGSTLARRLLSHPFPVIVACPGHAVAKGAFLLLSADYRIGVEGPFSIGLNEVAIGMTMHHAGIELARDRLRKSAFHRSVINAEMFDPQGALGAGFLDKVVAPDELHAAALEAARQLKKINMNAHKHTKLKVRKALLEALDDAIIQDQGHNLG; encoded by the coding sequence ATGAGTGAGTTGATTGCCTACCACCTCGAAGACGGTATCGCGACCCTGACCTTGAGCAACGGCAAGGTAAACGCCATTTCTCCGGCAGTGGTTGCTGAGTTCAACGCTGCGCTGGATCAGGCCGAGAAGGATCGTGCGGTGGTGATCATCACCGGTACGCCGGGGATTCTGTCGGGTGGTTATGATTTGAAGGTGATGACGGCCGGGCCTAAAGAAGCCATTAGCCTGGTGACGTCGGGCTCGACGTTGGCGCGGCGTTTGTTGTCGCACCCATTTCCGGTGATTGTGGCGTGCCCTGGGCATGCGGTGGCCAAGGGTGCGTTCCTACTGTTGTCGGCCGATTACCGGATCGGCGTGGAAGGCCCGTTCAGCATTGGCCTGAACGAAGTGGCGATCGGCATGACCATGCACCACGCCGGTATCGAGTTGGCGCGGGACCGTCTGCGTAAATCTGCGTTTCATCGTTCGGTGATCAATGCCGAGATGTTTGACCCGCAAGGCGCATTGGGGGCTGGCTTCCTGGATAAGGTGGTGGCGCCGGATGAGTTGCACGCAGCCGCCCTGGAAGCGGCGCGGCAGTTGAAGAAGATCAATATGAATGCCCACAAGCACACCAAGCTGAAGGTGCGTAAGGCACTGTTGGAAGCCCTGGATGACGCAATTATTCAGGATCAGGGCCACAACCTGGGCTAA
- a CDS encoding Arm DNA-binding domain-containing protein, which produces MSGVEARGNSVRIYFQYDGDKCRESLPGGNTPANIAQAKRLLAIIEYEIQSGTFDYARHFPNSARLVENTFGHYLDIWLRIKANSVAASSYRGYANKAEVHVRPRWGKVQINAIDHLDLQEWIQGTLSKTLKNKTIRDIISNVRQVFRLYRTRMKVAHDPTEGLMVRLPDPEAPDPFTRAEIKQILETPTTRTLELLMVEFMIWAGPRVSETIALAWEDVDLAQGTVTFRRSKVRGAYRVTKTRRSMRKVRLLAPAWEALRKVDALTRKRKAETVEIVERDNKTVRRHTLHFVFLNTKSGLPHANDFVVRDRFFKAHLLSAGVRYRGPGQCRHTYASQLLTTGIASIDWIAEQMGHTNGNMIRQHYGTWINEDGPDVVGMLQLALKLSPVTALH; this is translated from the coding sequence ATGAGTGGGGTCGAAGCTCGCGGTAATTCCGTGAGAATCTATTTTCAATACGACGGCGATAAATGCCGCGAATCGTTACCTGGAGGGAACACACCGGCGAACATCGCCCAGGCCAAACGCTTGCTCGCCATCATCGAATATGAAATCCAATCGGGCACCTTCGACTACGCACGCCACTTCCCCAATTCAGCCAGGCTGGTGGAAAACACCTTCGGTCATTACCTGGACATATGGTTGCGGATCAAAGCCAACAGCGTCGCGGCATCGAGCTACCGAGGCTACGCCAACAAGGCCGAAGTGCATGTGCGACCGCGCTGGGGCAAAGTGCAGATCAATGCGATCGATCACTTGGACCTGCAGGAGTGGATCCAGGGCACTCTGTCAAAAACCCTCAAAAACAAGACCATCCGCGACATCATCAGCAACGTGCGCCAGGTGTTCCGGCTCTACCGCACGCGGATGAAAGTCGCGCACGATCCCACCGAAGGCTTGATGGTGCGCCTGCCCGATCCCGAAGCACCTGACCCGTTTACCCGAGCGGAAATTAAACAGATCCTCGAAACGCCGACCACCCGCACGCTTGAGTTGTTGATGGTGGAGTTCATGATTTGGGCCGGTCCTCGTGTGTCTGAAACCATCGCCTTAGCGTGGGAGGACGTCGACCTGGCACAAGGCACGGTGACCTTTCGCCGATCGAAGGTACGCGGCGCTTACCGCGTCACGAAGACCCGGCGTTCGATGCGCAAGGTTCGTTTATTAGCGCCGGCGTGGGAAGCGTTGCGCAAGGTCGATGCGCTGACCCGCAAAAGAAAAGCTGAAACTGTTGAAATCGTCGAACGGGACAATAAAACCGTGCGCCGGCACACGCTGCATTTTGTGTTCTTGAACACCAAAAGCGGATTGCCACACGCTAACGATTTTGTCGTGCGTGACCGCTTTTTCAAAGCGCACTTACTCTCGGCAGGGGTCCGCTATCGTGGGCCTGGACAGTGCCGACACACCTACGCCAGTCAGTTGCTGACCACAGGCATTGCCTCAATTGATTGGATCGCAGAACAGATGGGGCATACCAACGGCAATATGATCCGCCAGCATTATGGAACGTGGATTAACGAGGATGGGCCAGACGTGGTGGGGATGCTACAGCTTGCCTTGAAGCTTTCACCGGTCACAGCTCTACACTGA
- a CDS encoding toprim domain-containing protein translates to MKEDLRHDVLQRLEADFGLKHRGGTDYMRGGTCPKCKKKELYSRFDTPWMVICGRPEKCGHTLHVKELYDDLFEDWSKRAPATDQQPNATARAYLEFARGFRFEVIQGWFSQEIFYSAEHNAGSATVRFALEKGGWWERLIDQPHRFGKMKARFKSKDSYRGVWWCPPCVDLLEAKEIWIVEGIFDAIALVHNDIAAVSAMSSNAFPGDSLKALVKTREGGKLPKLVWALDNEPSANAYTRRWVREARALGFVCESAQIPQRDGRKSDWNDLHQRWSFIQDDTKRAEQIAADLKQARHQGALLLAESAAEKALLMYDWNKRGEFHLGFGSRLYWFKLDMEKFNRAMSDIEDSENHDDQLLNQAQQREKALQQSGSVVEIANCYPQALYFQRNEVTDESWYYLRVDFPHDSESVKNTFTSGQLSAASEFKKRLLGMAAGAMFTGSGQQLDKLMKDQLFGIKTVSTIDYVGYSKEYACYVYGDIAIKDGTTYKVNSEDYFEFGKLRLKTLQKGVPIKLQREAKGFDEKWVQLLWTCFGAQGFVALVFFFGSLFCEQIRTRYQSFPFLEATGEAGAGKTTLLNLLWKLLGREGYEGFDPMKSTKAGRSRLMGQVSGMPVVFLEADRHSDDRAHAKTFEWDELKDFYGGGTLATKGVKTAGNETYEPPFRGTIAISQNAAVVAHEAIMTRIVKLHFVRPTVTPESRAAADQLNALDGGTLSHFLLRAVGKESAVLELFAQRMPEHEAKLRRLHTQCFACSTAYTSDQGNCSSCGYDLRGYIRVERISKNHAQLLSLLDCLRLVLKLSDPQVAATQRQIVRMAIERQASISSDHSAVAEFWEVYDYLESLSEDPVVDHSSDPTVIAINLNEFCERAAEHKQKLADVATLRDLLRESRSRKFLDSNKAVHSAVRAAFNTRNPCSQPRPTTVKCWTFKA, encoded by the coding sequence ATGAAAGAAGATCTTCGTCACGACGTGCTACAGCGCCTTGAGGCCGACTTTGGACTCAAGCACCGCGGGGGCACCGACTACATGCGCGGCGGCACCTGCCCGAAGTGCAAAAAGAAAGAACTGTATTCCCGCTTTGATACGCCTTGGATGGTGATTTGTGGCCGCCCCGAGAAGTGTGGCCACACCCTGCATGTAAAAGAGCTGTACGACGATCTGTTCGAAGACTGGAGCAAGCGAGCGCCCGCCACAGACCAACAACCCAACGCCACGGCCCGCGCCTATCTGGAGTTCGCCCGGGGCTTTCGGTTTGAGGTGATCCAGGGCTGGTTCAGTCAGGAAATCTTCTATTCCGCTGAACACAATGCCGGCAGCGCAACGGTACGCTTCGCTCTGGAAAAGGGTGGTTGGTGGGAACGCCTGATCGATCAGCCGCACCGCTTTGGCAAAATGAAAGCCCGCTTCAAATCCAAGGACAGCTATCGCGGCGTCTGGTGGTGCCCGCCCTGCGTCGACCTTCTTGAAGCCAAGGAAATCTGGATTGTTGAAGGCATTTTCGATGCCATCGCCCTGGTACACAACGACATCGCGGCCGTCTCGGCCATGTCCTCGAATGCGTTCCCAGGGGACTCGCTCAAAGCGTTGGTTAAGACTCGCGAAGGCGGAAAATTGCCCAAGCTGGTTTGGGCGCTTGATAACGAGCCCAGCGCCAACGCTTACACCCGGCGCTGGGTACGTGAAGCCCGCGCACTGGGCTTCGTCTGTGAATCGGCACAGATCCCACAACGTGACGGCCGCAAATCAGACTGGAACGACCTCCATCAGCGTTGGAGCTTCATCCAGGACGACACCAAGCGCGCCGAACAGATCGCTGCTGACCTCAAGCAAGCCCGCCACCAGGGTGCCCTGCTGCTGGCTGAGAGCGCAGCGGAAAAGGCCCTTCTGATGTACGACTGGAACAAGCGCGGGGAATTTCACCTGGGCTTCGGCAGCCGCTTGTACTGGTTCAAGTTGGACATGGAGAAATTCAACCGGGCCATGTCCGACATCGAGGACAGCGAGAATCACGATGACCAATTGCTAAACCAGGCGCAACAACGCGAAAAAGCGCTGCAGCAGTCCGGCAGTGTTGTGGAGATTGCCAACTGCTACCCACAAGCCTTGTACTTCCAGCGTAACGAGGTAACAGACGAATCCTGGTACTACCTGCGCGTGGACTTCCCGCACGACTCCGAAAGCGTGAAAAACACCTTCACCAGCGGCCAGCTATCGGCCGCAAGCGAATTCAAAAAGCGACTGCTCGGCATGGCGGCAGGCGCCATGTTTACCGGCAGTGGCCAACAGCTCGACAAGCTCATGAAGGACCAACTGTTCGGTATCAAAACCGTTTCAACCATTGATTACGTCGGCTACAGCAAGGAATACGCCTGCTACGTCTACGGCGATATCGCGATCAAGGATGGCACCACCTACAAGGTCAACAGCGAAGACTATTTCGAGTTTGGCAAGCTGCGCCTAAAAACCCTGCAGAAAGGTGTCCCCATCAAGCTGCAGCGCGAAGCAAAGGGCTTTGACGAGAAGTGGGTGCAGTTGCTGTGGACCTGCTTCGGCGCCCAGGGCTTTGTCGCCCTGGTGTTCTTCTTCGGCTCACTGTTCTGCGAACAGATCCGCACTCGCTACCAGTCCTTCCCTTTCCTGGAAGCCACTGGTGAGGCCGGCGCCGGCAAAACAACCCTGCTGAATCTACTCTGGAAACTGCTCGGCCGCGAAGGCTATGAGGGCTTCGACCCGATGAAATCGACCAAGGCCGGACGCTCTCGTCTGATGGGGCAAGTATCCGGCATGCCGGTTGTATTCCTGGAAGCCGATCGCCACAGCGATGATCGGGCACACGCTAAAACGTTCGAATGGGACGAGCTGAAAGACTTCTACGGCGGCGGCACTTTGGCCACCAAAGGCGTCAAGACAGCGGGCAACGAAACGTATGAACCGCCTTTTCGGGGAACGATCGCAATCAGCCAAAACGCGGCCGTGGTCGCCCATGAAGCGATCATGACGCGCATCGTAAAGCTGCACTTTGTACGCCCTACCGTCACACCAGAAAGCCGCGCTGCAGCTGACCAGCTAAACGCTTTAGATGGCGGCACCCTCAGCCACTTCCTATTGCGGGCTGTAGGCAAAGAGTCCGCGGTGCTTGAGCTGTTCGCTCAGCGTATGCCCGAACACGAAGCGAAGCTGCGTCGCCTGCATACCCAATGCTTTGCCTGCAGCACCGCCTATACCAGCGATCAGGGGAACTGCAGCAGTTGCGGCTATGACTTGCGCGGGTACATCCGTGTTGAGCGCATCAGTAAGAACCACGCGCAGTTGCTCTCGCTACTGGATTGCCTGCGCCTGGTGTTGAAACTGAGTGATCCCCAGGTCGCTGCCACCCAACGCCAGATCGTGCGGATGGCTATCGAGCGCCAAGCCTCGATCAGTTCCGACCATTCGGCCGTGGCCGAGTTTTGGGAGGTCTACGACTATCTCGAATCCTTAAGCGAAGACCCGGTGGTCGACCACAGCAGCGACCCCACCGTGATCGCTATCAACCTCAACGAGTTCTGTGAACGCGCCGCCGAACACAAACAGAAATTGGCCGACGTGGCCACGTTGCGCGATCTGCTCAGGGAGTCCCGTTCTCGCAAGTTTCTAGACAGCAACAAGGCGGTACATAGCGCAGTGCGTGCTGCCTTCAACACCCGCAACCCGTGTTCACAACCCCGGCCGACCACAGTGAAGTGCTGGACATTCAAGGCGTAA
- a CDS encoding YmfL family putative regulatory protein: MKSQVLKTRREVVSAIICTFEGGRERAAARIGLPLKKFDNHAYENNNCRPLTDLQIFQLEQVTGTQHLANYVAAMYGGMFVPVIQPENLDNVEMYARAVQTSAKQGTVDQVIAQAIEDGVITEEEAELILNAHVLHIAARTAEIHAAIDLYRAKSGKGQ; this comes from the coding sequence ATGAAAAGTCAGGTTCTGAAAACACGCCGTGAAGTCGTCAGTGCAATTATCTGCACCTTCGAAGGTGGCCGCGAACGCGCCGCCGCTCGCATCGGCCTACCACTTAAGAAGTTCGATAACCACGCTTACGAGAACAACAACTGCCGCCCGCTGACGGACCTGCAGATCTTTCAACTGGAGCAGGTCACAGGAACCCAGCACCTGGCCAACTACGTTGCAGCGATGTACGGCGGCATGTTCGTGCCGGTCATCCAACCGGAGAACCTGGACAACGTTGAGATGTATGCGCGGGCCGTACAGACGTCGGCCAAACAGGGCACGGTCGATCAGGTTATCGCTCAGGCGATCGAGGACGGCGTAATCACCGAAGAAGAGGCCGAGCTGATCCTCAATGCGCACGTCTTGCACATAGCCGCGCGCACTGCCGAAATCCATGCCGCCATCGATCTCTACCGCGCTAAGTCAGGGAAAGGCCAATGA
- a CDS encoding DNA-binding protein → MPNSPITEQARQQARASLEKRGQTARNFAERNNLNPSTVYAVLNGQSQCRRGEAHRAAVLLGIKDGVIEQ, encoded by the coding sequence ATGCCCAACTCACCCATCACCGAGCAAGCTCGCCAGCAGGCGCGTGCATCCTTGGAGAAGCGTGGCCAGACTGCCAGAAATTTTGCCGAACGGAACAACCTCAACCCCAGCACCGTTTATGCGGTGCTGAATGGCCAAAGCCAATGCCGTCGCGGGGAGGCTCATCGCGCAGCCGTATTACTCGGAATCAAAGACGGCGTGATCGAACAGTAA
- a CDS encoding helix-turn-helix domain-containing protein: protein MAKICQCKYLDGKILTLSEEIGARLRQQRAQAGLTQDQLAEQLGVSKRTQGNYESGASDAPASYLSMAASALGFDVLYIVSGTRTTLTVDALSEVEDSIVQQYRSIPVDDQKAIRRFLKAIADDAAKGVS from the coding sequence GTGGCAAAAATCTGCCAATGTAAATATCTGGATGGAAAAATATTGACACTCTCCGAAGAGATTGGCGCAAGGTTGCGCCAACAACGAGCCCAGGCTGGGCTGACGCAAGATCAACTTGCGGAACAACTTGGTGTCTCGAAAAGAACTCAAGGAAACTACGAATCCGGTGCCAGTGACGCGCCAGCCTCCTACTTGAGTATGGCTGCAAGCGCGCTCGGATTTGACGTGCTTTACATCGTGAGCGGAACTCGTACCACGCTGACAGTTGATGCGTTGTCTGAGGTTGAGGACAGCATTGTTCAGCAGTACCGCAGCATTCCTGTGGACGATCAAAAAGCCATCCGGCGCTTTCTTAAAGCCATCGCTGACGATGCTGCCAAAGGGGTGAGTTAA
- a CDS encoding ogr/Delta-like zinc finger family protein, with protein MRVTCKCGHKGRIASREVLSTDFAKLYCQCLDAKCGHSWVANLTFSHTLSPSAQTFDRMLIDRLRDMPRAQQRELFERLGSQAIA; from the coding sequence ATGAGAGTTACTTGTAAATGCGGGCACAAAGGCCGAATTGCGTCGCGTGAGGTGCTATCTACCGACTTCGCAAAGCTTTATTGCCAGTGCCTTGACGCGAAGTGCGGGCACAGCTGGGTTGCAAATCTCACCTTCTCACACACACTCAGCCCGTCTGCACAGACTTTCGACAGGATGCTGATTGATCGTCTGCGAGACATGCCCAGGGCCCAGCAGCGGGAGCTATTCGAAAGGCTCGGATCGCAGGCAATCGCATGA
- a CDS encoding phage portal protein, with the protein MSRAGLAKLLRANAHHGAIPKFKRNLLLREFIPSEGCSTQTMGRASLDYMVFGEAYFYRDTNAFGEVLEMQHLPAINMRVKVDGGFRMLLPDSKYMDFDQHEIEHVLDYDVEQNIYGVPDYLGGLQALLLNEAATLFRRRYYSNGAHAGYIFYTNDPDLTEEDEENLRAQISASKGVGNFRSMFVNIPNGKENAIQIIPVGDFQAKDELEKVKNITRNDVIAAWRMNPALAGIIPENNGGFGDIEKIDRVYTSNEIRPICQLFNQLNDSLRRDRHIHWKKIDNTGESAI; encoded by the coding sequence GTGTCCCGGGCGGGCCTGGCCAAGCTGCTACGCGCCAACGCGCATCACGGCGCCATTCCCAAGTTCAAGCGCAACCTGCTGTTGCGTGAATTCATTCCGTCCGAGGGGTGCAGCACGCAGACCATGGGCCGGGCCAGCTTGGACTACATGGTGTTTGGCGAGGCCTATTTTTACCGCGATACCAACGCCTTTGGCGAAGTGCTGGAGATGCAGCACCTGCCAGCGATCAACATGCGGGTGAAGGTCGACGGCGGATTCAGAATGTTGCTGCCAGACAGCAAATATATGGACTTCGACCAGCACGAAATCGAACACGTCCTGGACTACGACGTGGAACAGAACATCTACGGCGTGCCTGACTACCTGGGCGGCCTGCAGGCGCTATTGCTCAACGAAGCCGCGACCCTGTTCCGCCGACGGTACTACAGCAACGGCGCGCACGCGGGATACATCTTCTACACCAACGACCCGGACCTGACCGAGGAAGACGAAGAAAACCTGCGCGCACAGATCAGCGCCAGCAAGGGCGTGGGCAACTTCCGCTCTATGTTCGTCAACATCCCCAACGGCAAGGAAAACGCGATCCAGATCATCCCCGTGGGCGACTTCCAGGCCAAGGACGAGCTGGAGAAGGTGAAGAACATTACTCGCAATGACGTGATCGCTGCCTGGCGCATGAACCCCGCTCTGGCCGGGATCATCCCGGAGAATAACGGCGGCTTTGGCGATATCGAGAAGATCGATCGCGTGTACACCAGCAACGAGATCAGACCGATCTGTCAGCTGTTCAATCAGTTGAATGACAGTCTTCGACGCGACAGGCACATCCACTGGAAAAAGATCGATAACACAGGGGAAAGCGCTATCTGA